ACCACTCAGGATCATTTACTTAAAGAGCGATAGAACCATTCTGGTCAAGAATAATCTCGTCTCAAAAAAGTATTGTATTTAAAACAAAGAAGCTATATTTGCAGGCTTATGCGAAAAATGAGGGTTTTAGGGAATTTTGTACTGGTTTTGATGGCTGTTTTAGCCATTTCATGTAGTGAATTTAAAAAACTACAAAAAAGCACAGATTGGCAAATGAAGTATGAGGCTGCTCTTCGCTATTACGAAGAAGAGGAGTATTATAAGGCAAGTGTTTTATTCGATCAGGTATTGCCTATCATCAAGGGTACAAAGGATGCTGAAAAAGCCAGTTTCTATAGGGCTTATGCTTACTACCATCAGCGACAGTATATTCTTAGTGGTAGTTACTTTAATGAATTCGCCAGAATTTATTCTCGAAGTGAGTGGGCTATAGAAGCCGCATATATGTCTGCCTATTCTGCCTACTTACAAAGTCCGGTATACAATCTGGATCAGACAAGTACTTATACAGCAATCAACGAATTCCAAACGTTTATCAATAGAAACCCCTACAGCGAATATGCTCAGCCAGCTACCAAGTATATTGACGAACTGCAGAGAAAATTAGAAAAAAAGGCGTTTGAAAATGCTAAGCAATACCACAGACTGGAAAGATGGGAGGCAGCTAGAGTAGCTTTTGAAACTTTCGCAGATGAGTTTCCTGATTCTAAGTTGAATGAAGAAATCATGTATTACGCGGTTGATTCTGAATATAGCTATGCTAAACAGAGTATTAGAGCGAAGCAAAAAGAACGTTATCAAAAAACTATTGAACTCTATGAAGAGTTTATAGACAAATATCCAGAAAGTGAATTCTTAAAAAAGGCTGAGAAGTTTTATGTGGAGTCACTTGAACAAAAGAAAAAATTATCTAAAAATTCATAATAATGGCGGTTAAACCATCAATTGTAACTAGAGATATCACTGATTTGTCAGCTTCTACTGGCAATATTTACAAGTCTTTGAATGTAATTTCTAAAAGAGCTAGACAAATCTCTTCGAATGTAAGAGAAGAGTTGAGCGGGAAATTGGCCGAGTTTGCTTCTACAGTGGACAACTTGGAGGAAATTTTCGAAAACAGAGAGCAAATCGAAATTTCTAAATTTTATGAAAGAATGCCAAAGCCTACTATCGTGGCTATCGAAGAATTTTCTGAAGGAAAAATCTTGGTTAGAGATGCGGTAAAAGAAGAAGGCGGCATCGAAATTTAATTGGCGCCCCAGTGCTCAAGGGGAAGAAAATATTATTAGGAGTATGCGGCAGCATTGCCGCATACAAATCCGCACTTTTGATTAGGCTCCTGGTCAAAGCTGGCTGTGAGGTTCGTGTAATCATGACATCTTCGGCCAAAACTTTTATTACACCACTCACACTTTCTACGCTTTCAAAAAATCCTGTGGTTTCTTCTTTTGAGAAGAATGATCAAGGACAATGGGAGAATCATGTAGAAATGGGCCTTTGGGCTGATCTGTTTTTGATAGCTCCAGCCAGTGCCAATAC
The sequence above is drawn from the Reichenbachiella sp. genome and encodes:
- a CDS encoding outer membrane protein assembly factor BamD — protein: MRKMRVLGNFVLVLMAVLAISCSEFKKLQKSTDWQMKYEAALRYYEEEEYYKASVLFDQVLPIIKGTKDAEKASFYRAYAYYHQRQYILSGSYFNEFARIYSRSEWAIEAAYMSAYSAYLQSPVYNLDQTSTYTAINEFQTFINRNPYSEYAQPATKYIDELQRKLEKKAFENAKQYHRLERWEAARVAFETFADEFPDSKLNEEIMYYAVDSEYSYAKQSIRAKQKERYQKTIELYEEFIDKYPESEFLKKAEKFYVESLEQKKKLSKNS
- a CDS encoding DNA-directed RNA polymerase subunit omega, which codes for MAVKPSIVTRDITDLSASTGNIYKSLNVISKRARQISSNVREELSGKLAEFASTVDNLEEIFENREQIEISKFYERMPKPTIVAIEEFSEGKILVRDAVKEEGGIEI